The Marinobacter halotolerans genome includes a window with the following:
- the rep gene encoding DNA helicase Rep — translation MNKLNPRQSEAVRYADGPMLVLAGAGSGKTSVITRKIAWLIEQLGIPGRHIAAVTFTNKAAREMKERVGRLVDRKLTRGLIVSTFHNLGLNIIREEHTHLGYYPGFSIFDADDAKALLQDLMMREASADAGDELSDVQMTISSWKNAMRSPQDAWSRAADEREQRIAIIYRHYADYLKAYNAVDFDDLILLPVQLFRSQPDVLAKWRRKIRYMLVDEYQDTNLCQYELVKLLVAERAAFTVVGDDDQSIYAWRGARPENLAQLKEDFPSLKIVKLEQNYRSTVRILRCANTVIANNPHVFEKALWSEHTTGDELRIVRCRNEDAEAERIATEIIDSKLKRGLKFLDFAVLYRGNHQSRLLEMKLQAYQVPYRISGGQSFFSKNEIKDAMGYLRLLVNPDDDAAFLRVVNVPRREIGPRTLEQLSHYSRSRNISLFKALGDMGAETHVTEKGLDRLRRFAHWVDRTCERLHSEDPVPVIKQLFTDIEYEEWLHQHSGSPKQAQKRMENIWYLVESIQRMLEDGKGTADEMGIEDAISRLILRDMMEQREEEDDSDKVQLMTLHASKGLEFPHVFIMGLEEEILPHRSSIEEGNIEEERRLMYVGITRARETLTLTYAAQRKQYGEKMETIPSRFLDELPEADLRWEGTGDLDLEANQKKGKATLSALLGDLGN, via the coding sequence GTGAACAAGCTCAACCCCCGACAAAGTGAAGCAGTGCGCTACGCCGACGGCCCTATGCTGGTGCTTGCCGGCGCCGGCAGCGGCAAGACCAGCGTTATTACCCGCAAGATTGCCTGGCTGATCGAACAGCTGGGCATTCCGGGCCGACACATTGCCGCGGTCACCTTCACCAACAAGGCCGCACGGGAGATGAAAGAACGCGTGGGCCGGCTGGTCGACCGTAAGCTGACCCGCGGGTTGATTGTCTCCACTTTCCACAACCTGGGCCTGAACATCATTCGCGAGGAACACACTCACCTGGGCTACTATCCCGGTTTCTCGATTTTTGATGCCGATGACGCCAAGGCGCTGTTGCAGGACTTGATGATGCGCGAGGCCAGCGCCGATGCGGGCGATGAGCTGTCGGACGTGCAGATGACGATCTCTTCATGGAAGAACGCCATGCGCAGCCCCCAGGACGCCTGGAGCCGGGCGGCCGACGAGCGGGAACAGCGCATTGCCATTATTTACCGCCACTACGCCGACTACCTGAAAGCCTACAACGCGGTGGATTTTGACGATCTGATTCTGCTGCCGGTGCAGCTGTTCCGCAGCCAGCCGGATGTGCTGGCCAAATGGCGCCGTAAAATCCGCTACATGCTGGTGGACGAGTACCAGGACACCAACCTGTGCCAGTACGAACTGGTCAAACTGCTGGTGGCGGAACGGGCGGCCTTTACCGTGGTGGGTGATGACGACCAGTCGATCTACGCCTGGCGCGGGGCGCGGCCGGAGAACCTGGCGCAACTGAAAGAGGACTTCCCGAGCCTGAAGATCGTCAAACTGGAGCAGAACTACCGTTCCACGGTCCGCATCCTGCGATGCGCCAACACGGTGATTGCCAACAACCCCCACGTGTTCGAAAAGGCCCTCTGGAGCGAGCACACCACTGGCGACGAACTGCGCATCGTGCGCTGCCGCAATGAAGACGCCGAAGCCGAACGCATTGCCACGGAAATCATCGACAGCAAACTGAAAAGGGGCCTGAAGTTCCTGGACTTCGCCGTGCTTTACCGGGGCAACCACCAGTCACGACTGCTGGAAATGAAGCTGCAGGCCTACCAGGTGCCCTACCGCATTTCCGGTGGCCAGTCGTTTTTCTCCAAGAACGAGATCAAGGACGCCATGGGCTACCTTCGGTTGCTGGTCAATCCGGACGACGATGCTGCGTTTCTGCGCGTGGTCAACGTGCCACGCCGGGAGATCGGACCACGGACGCTGGAACAGCTGAGCCACTATTCCCGGTCACGCAATATCAGCCTGTTTAAAGCGCTGGGCGACATGGGGGCGGAAACCCACGTCACCGAAAAAGGCCTGGACCGATTACGCCGTTTCGCCCACTGGGTGGACAGAACCTGTGAGCGGCTGCACAGCGAAGATCCGGTACCGGTGATCAAGCAGTTGTTCACCGATATCGAGTACGAGGAATGGCTACACCAGCATTCCGGGTCGCCGAAACAGGCCCAGAAACGTATGGAGAACATCTGGTATCTGGTGGAATCCATCCAGCGCATGCTCGAAGACGGCAAGGGCACGGCCGACGAAATGGGCATCGAAGACGCCATCAGCCGGCTTATACTGCGGGACATGATGGAGCAGCGGGAAGAAGAGGACGACAGCGACAAGGTGCAACTGATGACACTGCACGCCTCCAAAGGCCTGGAATTTCCCCACGTGTTCATCATGGGCCTGGAAGAGGAAATCCTGCCCCACCGCTCAAGCATTGAAGAGGGCAACATAGAGGAAGAGCGGCGCCTGATGTACGTGGGCATCACCCGCGCCCGGGAAACCCTGACCCTGACCTACGCCGCCCAGCGCAAACAGTACGGGGAAAAAATGGAAACCATCCCCAGCCGGTTTCTGGATGAACTGCCGGAGGCGGACCTGCGCTGGGAAGGCACCGGCGACCTGGACCTGGAAGCCAACCAGAAGAAAGGCAAAGCCACACTCAGCGCGCTCTTGGGCGACCTGGGCAACTGA
- a CDS encoding bifunctional diguanylate cyclase/phosphodiesterase: protein MTLVSTEANVSPVKLLVLTPEYADLLWLESLLAGDTEMDADLTWCPDLVDCDDLIRNTSFDVVIWDCVFHSGSESAFLQYLTVSGGEKPILALSAEPFAERGVALCRIGAADYLSRQSLDCWTLRRAVRCLWYRQQLSESAHGHLGREVASGFINRDLFFDRLQNALIRAKAASQRLALLHINLDDFRSFNESFGYRQSDQLMLKLADRMRTELRRVDSLMRIGGDEFAIIIEKVDDGPDVALLIRKIVAALGEPVQIDGQAVVVSASLGVATFPEAGDSPENLLRRANRAMFEAKRDPGTSYRYYDRELHITAGHQLRLEADLRNALRGNELEVFYQPRIDLATEEVRGVECLLRWNHPERGLVGPDEFIPVAERSGLIVPIGYWVIEQACKRLKEADGMGYPGLVFAVNLSFRQFHDRKMTETIFRIIFNANIDTSLLELELTESAMMHDPEYAQRCLRELNQLGISFALDDFGTGFSSLSNLQHLPISLVKIDKSFVQGLGHSADSEHIIRAIISLAHSLQISVVAEGVETEGQLEFLRQHHCDEIQGYYYARPMPWNSLVEFLNNRGKAACL, encoded by the coding sequence ATGACTCTGGTATCGACAGAGGCAAATGTCAGCCCGGTAAAACTGCTTGTGCTGACGCCCGAATACGCTGACCTGCTTTGGCTGGAATCGCTTCTGGCTGGTGATACGGAAATGGACGCTGATCTGACCTGGTGTCCTGATCTTGTCGACTGCGACGATCTGATTCGCAACACCAGTTTCGACGTGGTCATCTGGGACTGCGTTTTCCACAGTGGTTCCGAGTCCGCCTTCCTTCAGTACCTCACCGTATCCGGTGGCGAAAAACCTATTCTTGCCCTCAGTGCCGAGCCCTTTGCCGAGCGTGGTGTGGCGTTGTGCCGCATTGGCGCCGCGGATTACCTCAGCCGTCAGTCGCTGGACTGCTGGACCCTGAGGCGGGCGGTGCGCTGTCTGTGGTATCGGCAACAGCTGTCGGAATCGGCCCATGGCCACCTTGGCCGGGAAGTGGCCAGTGGTTTTATCAACCGGGATCTGTTCTTCGACCGTCTGCAGAACGCGCTGATCCGGGCAAAAGCCGCGTCCCAGCGTTTGGCGCTTTTGCATATCAACCTGGACGATTTCCGCAGTTTTAACGAATCCTTTGGCTACCGCCAGAGTGACCAGCTGATGCTCAAACTGGCCGACCGGATGCGTACTGAACTCCGCCGTGTGGATTCACTGATGCGTATTGGCGGTGACGAGTTTGCCATCATCATTGAAAAAGTGGATGACGGCCCGGATGTCGCCCTGCTTATTCGCAAGATTGTGGCTGCCCTTGGCGAGCCCGTGCAGATTGACGGACAGGCCGTCGTGGTCAGTGCCAGCCTGGGTGTGGCTACTTTCCCGGAGGCCGGAGACAGCCCTGAAAACCTCTTGCGCCGGGCTAACCGGGCCATGTTCGAGGCCAAGCGTGATCCCGGAACCAGCTACCGTTATTACGACCGCGAACTGCACATCACCGCCGGCCATCAGCTGCGCCTGGAGGCCGATCTGCGCAATGCGCTCAGGGGCAACGAGCTGGAAGTGTTCTATCAGCCGCGTATTGACCTGGCCACCGAAGAGGTGCGTGGTGTGGAATGCCTCCTGCGCTGGAATCACCCGGAACGTGGTCTGGTGGGCCCCGATGAGTTCATTCCGGTTGCTGAGCGAAGCGGCCTGATTGTGCCGATTGGTTATTGGGTGATCGAACAGGCCTGCAAACGGCTGAAGGAAGCCGATGGCATGGGGTACCCGGGGCTGGTTTTTGCGGTGAACCTGTCGTTCCGCCAGTTTCACGATCGCAAGATGACCGAGACCATTTTCCGCATTATTTTTAACGCCAACATCGACACCAGTCTTCTGGAACTGGAGCTTACAGAAAGCGCCATGATGCATGACCCTGAGTATGCCCAGCGCTGCCTGCGGGAGCTGAACCAGCTGGGCATCAGTTTTGCGCTGGATGATTTCGGGACCGGTTTCTCTTCCCTGAGCAATCTGCAGCATCTGCCTATCTCGCTGGTAAAGATTGATAAATCCTTTGTCCAGGGGCTGGGGCATTCCGCCGATTCGGAACATATCATCAGGGCCATTATCAGCCTTGCCCACAGCCTGCAGATTAGCGTGGTGGCAGAAGGGGTGGAAACCGAAGGGCAGCTTGAGTTTCTGCGCCAACACCACTGTGATGAAATCCAGGGCTATTACTACGCTCGGCCCATGCCCTGGAACAGCCTCGTCGAATTCCTGAACAACCGGGGCAAGGCTGCTTGCCTGTAG
- a CDS encoding Tex family protein: MSSISQRIAEELGVREEQVNATVGMLDEGATVPFIARYRKEVTGSLDDSQLRNLEDRLRYLRDLEDRRSTILNSIEEQGKLTDELRASIDAADTKNRLEDLYLPYKPKRRTKAQIAREAGLEPLADTLYDDPSQDPEKTAEGYLNQEAGIADTKAALEGARAILMERFAEDAELLGDLRSFIWQQGQLKVTVIEGKENEGAKFRDYFDHVEPLKKVPSHRALAILRGRNEGVLTYTIAVGDSEDDRRQPHPAEHRIAARWHIRDQGRPADRWLAEVVRWTWRVKLSTQIETDLMAQVREAAETEAINVFAANLKDLLLLAPAGPRPTLGLDPGLRTGVKVAIIDGTGQVVGHGGIFPHAPRNQWDQSIEQLAKWCREYHIELIAIGNGTASRETEKLVAELCKRYPDLKLARIVVSESGASIYSASEFASRELPDLDVTIRGAVSIARRLQDPLAELVKIEPKSIGVGQYQHDVSQVQLSRSLDAVVEDCVNGVGVDLNTASIPLLSRVAGLSPTIASNIVDFRSQNGMFRNRKQLLKVARLGDRTFEQAAGFLRIASGENPLDRSSVHPEAYGVVEAIATKNNRKVDGIIGDASFLRSLKPEDYVTEKFGLPTIRDILSELEKPGRDPRPEFRFASFEEGVETLNDLKPGMVLEGSVTNVTNFGAFVDIGVHQDGLVHISALSNTFVKDPREVVKAGDIVKVKVMDVDIPRKRIALSMRMDDQPGEKSEKRPAANNQRRDSQQKTAGGHQKGQKSGTGSDQKGAMAGALAQALASARKDGR; encoded by the coding sequence ATGAGCAGTATCAGCCAGCGTATCGCCGAGGAGCTGGGTGTTCGGGAAGAACAGGTAAACGCAACCGTGGGTATGCTGGACGAAGGCGCAACCGTGCCCTTCATTGCCCGCTACCGTAAGGAAGTGACCGGGTCACTGGATGACAGCCAGCTGCGGAACCTGGAAGACCGTCTGCGTTATCTTCGTGACCTGGAAGATCGACGCTCCACCATCCTCAACAGCATTGAAGAGCAGGGCAAGCTGACCGATGAGCTTCGCGCCAGCATTGATGCCGCCGACACCAAGAATCGTCTGGAAGACCTCTACCTGCCTTACAAGCCCAAACGTCGCACCAAGGCGCAGATCGCCAGGGAAGCCGGCCTGGAGCCACTGGCCGATACACTCTATGACGACCCTTCCCAGGATCCGGAAAAGACGGCTGAAGGCTATCTGAATCAGGAAGCCGGTATTGCCGACACTAAAGCGGCCCTGGAGGGTGCTCGCGCCATTCTGATGGAGCGCTTTGCGGAAGACGCGGAACTACTGGGGGATCTGAGAAGCTTTATCTGGCAGCAGGGCCAGCTCAAGGTGACGGTGATTGAAGGCAAGGAAAACGAAGGCGCCAAGTTCCGGGATTATTTCGATCACGTCGAGCCGCTGAAAAAGGTGCCGTCCCACCGGGCGCTGGCCATTCTGCGGGGCCGCAACGAGGGTGTTCTGACCTACACCATCGCAGTGGGTGATTCCGAGGACGACCGGCGTCAGCCCCATCCGGCGGAACATCGGATTGCCGCTCGCTGGCATATTCGGGATCAGGGGCGGCCAGCCGACCGCTGGCTGGCGGAAGTCGTGCGCTGGACCTGGCGCGTTAAGCTGTCTACCCAGATCGAAACCGATCTGATGGCCCAGGTGCGTGAAGCCGCCGAAACCGAGGCCATCAATGTCTTCGCTGCCAACCTGAAAGACCTTTTGTTGCTGGCACCGGCGGGGCCGCGGCCGACACTGGGTCTGGATCCGGGGCTGCGTACCGGGGTAAAGGTCGCGATCATCGATGGCACCGGCCAGGTGGTCGGCCATGGCGGCATCTTCCCCCACGCACCGCGCAACCAGTGGGACCAGTCCATTGAACAGCTTGCGAAATGGTGCCGCGAGTACCACATTGAGCTGATTGCCATCGGCAATGGCACCGCCTCCAGGGAAACCGAGAAGCTGGTGGCGGAGCTGTGCAAACGCTACCCGGACCTGAAGCTCGCCCGCATTGTAGTGAGCGAGTCCGGTGCGTCTATTTATTCTGCGTCTGAATTCGCCTCCCGGGAGCTGCCGGATCTGGACGTCACCATCCGTGGCGCGGTATCCATCGCCCGCCGTCTACAGGACCCACTGGCGGAACTGGTGAAGATTGAACCCAAGTCCATTGGTGTGGGCCAGTACCAGCACGATGTGTCCCAGGTCCAGCTGTCCCGCAGCCTGGACGCGGTGGTTGAGGACTGTGTAAACGGTGTTGGGGTCGATCTGAACACCGCCTCAATACCACTGTTATCCCGCGTGGCAGGTCTGAGCCCGACCATTGCCTCGAATATCGTCGATTTTCGCAGCCAGAACGGCATGTTCCGCAATCGCAAGCAGCTGCTGAAAGTGGCCCGTCTGGGTGACCGGACGTTTGAGCAGGCCGCCGGCTTCCTGAGGATTGCCAGCGGTGAGAATCCGCTAGACCGTTCGTCCGTTCACCCGGAGGCCTACGGCGTGGTGGAAGCCATTGCCACCAAGAACAACCGGAAAGTGGATGGCATCATCGGCGACGCGTCGTTTCTGCGATCGTTGAAGCCCGAGGATTACGTGACCGAGAAATTCGGTCTGCCTACCATTCGCGATATTCTGTCCGAACTGGAAAAGCCGGGCCGTGACCCACGGCCGGAATTCCGCTTTGCCAGCTTCGAGGAAGGCGTTGAAACGCTCAATGACCTTAAACCCGGCATGGTGCTGGAAGGCTCTGTCACCAACGTCACCAATTTTGGCGCCTTTGTGGACATTGGCGTTCACCAGGACGGCCTGGTGCATATTTCCGCACTGTCTAATACTTTCGTAAAAGACCCGCGGGAAGTGGTCAAGGCCGGTGATATCGTGAAGGTCAAAGTGATGGACGTGGACATCCCCAGAAAACGAATTGCGTTGTCCATGCGTATGGACGACCAGCCCGGGGAGAAGTCCGAAAAGCGCCCGGCAGCGAATAACCAGCGTCGCGATTCGCAGCAGAAAACCGCAGGAGGCCACCAGAAAGGCCAGAAGAGCGGCACCGGTTCAGACCAGAAGGGTGCAATGGCGGGAGCCCTGGCCCAGGCGCTGGCCTCGGCCCGTAAAGATGGCCGCTGA
- the gshA gene encoding glutamate--cysteine ligase — protein MGESRHHLFRQFSSSEWTGFRKGVEKEGLRVDRNGFIAQTPHPVALGSALTHPRITTDYSESLLELITPVCDNTTDMLASLRDIHRFVQMNLGDELFWSASMPCQLDGDASIPIAEYGTSNIGQLKHVYRQGLAVRYGRMMQSIAGAHYNLSLPDEFWKLWHQRLESGQSLKDFKSDQYFWLIRNFRRRSWLLMYLFGASPALDASFVEGVSHDLSRLRADTWYGPTATSLRMGDLGYHNNAQSSINICFNELETYTRTLARAIHTPWPEYEAIGTRRDGQFIQINTSVLQIENEYYSAVRPKRTTEREEKPIQALESRGVEYIEVRCLDLDPFSPIGVSQSQIDFLDLFLLDCLLTDSPRIDDPECDRLDDNYQDVIAKGRDPSLTLCRGGQRLGVGAAASALMDDLEPLAAQLDSLAGGDTYRQALESQRGKLVDPVQLPSARVLTDMEARGMGHREWGLEMARQQQQTLRDEGLSSQTRSDFERMSADSLADQAAIEADDHQPFAEFLEQYLRS, from the coding sequence ATGGGGGAATCCCGCCATCATCTGTTTCGCCAGTTCTCGTCCAGCGAATGGACCGGCTTCAGAAAAGGTGTTGAAAAAGAAGGGTTAAGGGTGGACCGGAACGGGTTTATCGCCCAGACGCCTCATCCCGTGGCACTGGGGTCCGCGCTGACTCATCCGCGGATTACCACGGACTACTCTGAATCACTGCTGGAGCTGATTACGCCGGTCTGTGACAACACCACCGACATGCTGGCGTCCCTCCGAGACATCCACCGCTTCGTACAGATGAATCTGGGGGATGAGCTTTTCTGGTCCGCCAGTATGCCCTGCCAGCTTGACGGCGATGCCAGTATTCCCATTGCCGAATACGGCACGTCCAATATTGGCCAGCTCAAGCACGTCTACCGCCAGGGTCTGGCGGTCCGTTATGGTCGCATGATGCAGAGCATCGCCGGCGCTCACTACAATTTGTCGCTGCCCGACGAATTCTGGAAGCTCTGGCACCAGCGTCTGGAAAGCGGGCAGTCCCTGAAGGATTTCAAGTCGGACCAGTATTTCTGGCTGATCCGCAACTTCCGTCGTCGCAGCTGGCTGCTGATGTACCTGTTCGGCGCCTCGCCGGCTCTGGATGCCAGTTTTGTGGAAGGGGTAAGCCACGACCTTAGCCGCCTTCGTGCCGATACCTGGTATGGACCGACCGCCACGTCGTTGCGCATGGGCGATCTGGGCTATCACAACAATGCCCAGTCTTCGATCAATATCTGTTTCAACGAGCTGGAGACCTATACCCGGACATTGGCGCGGGCCATTCACACCCCCTGGCCGGAGTATGAGGCCATCGGCACCCGACGGGATGGCCAGTTCATCCAGATCAACACCAGCGTGCTGCAGATCGAAAACGAATACTACAGCGCGGTACGACCAAAACGCACCACCGAACGGGAAGAAAAGCCGATCCAGGCCCTGGAATCCCGGGGCGTGGAGTACATCGAGGTGCGCTGTCTGGACCTTGACCCCTTCTCTCCGATCGGTGTGAGCCAGAGCCAGATCGATTTCCTGGACCTGTTTCTGCTGGACTGCCTGCTGACGGACAGCCCACGGATTGATGATCCGGAATGCGACCGGCTGGATGATAACTATCAGGATGTGATTGCAAAGGGCAGGGATCCGTCATTGACCCTCTGCCGCGGTGGTCAGCGGTTGGGTGTGGGCGCCGCCGCCAGCGCGCTGATGGACGACCTGGAACCATTGGCCGCCCAGCTTGATTCCCTGGCCGGCGGCGACACCTACCGTCAGGCCCTGGAATCCCAGCGCGGCAAGCTGGTAGATCCGGTTCAGCTGCCCTCGGCGAGGGTACTCACCGATATGGAGGCCAGGGGCATGGGGCACCGCGAGTGGGGGCTGGAGATGGCGCGCCAGCAACAGCAGACACTCCGCGATGAAGGCCTTTCCAGCCAGACCCGCAGCGATTTTGAACGCATGAGTGCGGACTCGCTTGCCGATCAGGCCGCCATTGAGGCGGATGATCATCAGCCTTTCGCCGAGTTTCTGGAGCAGTACCTGCGGAGCTGA
- the rmf gene encoding ribosome modulation factor, which produces MARDIKLGWDVESLNKAYRQGYMAANMGMPRDRCPYRGEVVVAAWEAGWEDAEQVIQEPQSSFDDFLSRIA; this is translated from the coding sequence ATGGCCAGGGACATCAAGCTTGGATGGGACGTAGAGTCCCTGAACAAAGCCTATCGTCAGGGATACATGGCCGCCAATATGGGGATGCCCCGCGACCGTTGCCCCTATCGTGGCGAAGTCGTTGTGGCGGCCTGGGAAGCCGGCTGGGAAGACGCCGAACAGGTTATCCAGGAGCCCCAGAGCAGCTTCGACGATTTTCTTTCGCGGATCGCCTGA
- a CDS encoding flagellar basal body-associated FliL family protein codes for MMLNLKRFLLFIALTMTLYPTAYAQEEAAGDEQAEDVAEEEPAEPSVTDYISMNPPFVTHVGKPGTSLVYLKAAVTLRASSASTRPVVETHMPRLRHELVMLFGEQTDVDALATNAGQTALRQEAKQRINEVLKEQQTGEQIADVLFTEFVVQR; via the coding sequence ATGATGCTCAATCTGAAACGCTTTTTGCTGTTCATCGCCCTGACTATGACCCTGTACCCGACCGCGTACGCACAGGAAGAGGCCGCCGGGGATGAACAGGCTGAAGACGTGGCCGAAGAAGAACCGGCAGAGCCGTCGGTCACGGACTACATCTCAATGAACCCTCCGTTCGTGACTCACGTCGGCAAGCCGGGGACTTCGCTGGTCTATCTGAAAGCAGCGGTTACGCTTCGGGCCTCAAGTGCCAGCACACGTCCGGTTGTGGAAACCCACATGCCACGGCTTCGCCATGAGCTGGTGATGCTGTTTGGCGAGCAGACAGATGTGGATGCGCTGGCCACTAACGCAGGCCAGACAGCCCTCAGGCAGGAAGCCAAACAGAGGATCAACGAGGTACTGAAGGAACAGCAGACCGGCGAACAGATTGCCGATGTGCTGTTTACGGAGTTTGTGGTGCAGCGCTGA
- a CDS encoding disulfide bond formation protein B: protein MSSRLVFFLIFLLCAGLLGVAFYMEHFMGLEPCPLCWLQRFGFMAAGFVSLLAAVHGPGTAGTRIYAFFMVVGSGAGLAVAGRQLWLQSLPADQVPACGPSVEYMLDVLPWMEVLTTALRGTGDCAEVTWRFLGLSIPGWTAVFFTLVIVVGLVLIFRTPKRSDWIGG, encoded by the coding sequence TTGAGTTCCAGACTGGTTTTCTTCCTGATTTTTCTGCTTTGCGCCGGTTTGCTGGGCGTTGCGTTTTACATGGAGCACTTCATGGGGCTCGAGCCGTGTCCGCTTTGCTGGCTCCAGCGTTTCGGCTTTATGGCCGCCGGTTTTGTCAGCCTGCTGGCGGCTGTGCACGGGCCGGGCACGGCTGGCACACGAATCTACGCGTTTTTTATGGTGGTGGGTTCCGGCGCCGGCCTGGCGGTGGCGGGCAGGCAACTATGGCTGCAGAGCCTGCCCGCGGATCAGGTGCCGGCGTGTGGCCCCTCGGTGGAGTACATGCTGGATGTGCTGCCCTGGATGGAAGTACTGACCACCGCGTTGCGCGGCACCGGCGATTGCGCAGAGGTGACCTGGCGCTTTCTGGGGCTGAGTATTCCCGGATGGACGGCGGTCTTTTTCACCCTGGTGATTGTTGTCGGGCTGGTGTTGATATTCCGCACACCGAAACGCTCGGACTGGATCGGCGGCTAA
- the rsd gene encoding sigma D regulator, with translation MLENCENARERWGGVSELIDRWLKERQELLVHYCDLSGTTDFSQTESLHQKFVRLCEVLVDYVSAGHFEIYEQLIQEAREFDDGGIELAAKVYPRIEKTTETALNFNDQLNGQSLTEEKARELFGQLSELGETLETRFEMEDFLIEHLHNAHAEKVMSSA, from the coding sequence ATGTTGGAAAATTGCGAGAACGCGAGGGAGCGTTGGGGCGGAGTCAGCGAGCTGATTGACCGTTGGCTCAAGGAAAGACAGGAGCTGCTGGTCCACTATTGCGATCTTTCAGGCACCACGGACTTTTCCCAGACCGAGTCACTGCATCAGAAATTTGTACGGCTGTGCGAGGTTCTCGTGGATTACGTGTCTGCCGGGCATTTCGAAATCTACGAGCAACTGATTCAGGAAGCCCGTGAATTCGATGACGGTGGTATTGAACTGGCAGCCAAGGTCTATCCCCGCATCGAGAAAACCACCGAAACGGCACTGAACTTCAACGATCAGCTTAACGGTCAGTCCCTGACAGAAGAGAAGGCGCGGGAGTTGTTCGGGCAGCTATCCGAGCTGGGAGAAACGCTGGAAACGCGTTTTGAGATGGAAGACTTCCTGATTGAGCATCTGCATAACGCTCACGCTGAAAAAGTGATGTCCTCGGCCTGA
- a CDS encoding FKBP-type peptidyl-prolyl cis-trans isomerase translates to MKRTLIALTVAGALAGCSSAQETAPAPKLETTDQKVSYGMGLVMGERMGNDLPDLQMEQFLQGIRHGHAGDEKQQRMTREEIQQALMAYQAEMQEEAAGQQSELAQKNLEAGQTFLAENAEREGVKTTESGLQYEILEEGEGESPTADDRVRVHYTGELISGEVFDSSRERGEPVTFGLNQVIPGWTEGLQLMKEGGRAKLYIPADLAYGPGGNQRIGPNETLIFDVELLDVNPEQ, encoded by the coding sequence ATGAAAAGAACTCTGATCGCATTGACCGTCGCTGGCGCCCTTGCAGGCTGCTCTTCAGCCCAGGAAACGGCGCCTGCCCCGAAGCTGGAAACCACTGACCAGAAGGTCAGCTACGGCATGGGCCTGGTGATGGGCGAAAGAATGGGCAACGACCTTCCCGACCTTCAGATGGAGCAGTTCCTGCAGGGCATCAGGCACGGCCATGCCGGCGATGAAAAACAGCAGCGAATGACCCGCGAGGAAATTCAGCAAGCCCTGATGGCCTACCAGGCAGAAATGCAGGAAGAGGCCGCCGGCCAGCAGAGCGAACTGGCACAGAAGAACCTTGAAGCGGGTCAAACCTTCCTGGCTGAAAATGCCGAGCGCGAAGGCGTGAAGACCACCGAATCCGGCCTGCAGTATGAAATCCTCGAAGAGGGCGAAGGCGAATCGCCAACGGCTGACGACCGGGTCAGGGTTCACTACACGGGTGAGCTGATTTCCGGTGAGGTTTTCGATAGCTCCCGCGAGCGCGGCGAGCCGGTGACCTTCGGCCTGAACCAGGTGATTCCGGGCTGGACTGAAGGCCTGCAACTGATGAAGGAAGGCGGTCGTGCCAAGCTGTATATTCCGGCAGATCTGGCTTACGGCCCGGGCGGCAATCAGCGCATTGGCCCCAACGAAACCCTGATCTTCGACGTGGAACTGCTGGACGTTAACCCGGAGCAGTGA
- a CDS encoding DUF4124 domain-containing protein, protein MMMKWLIRLAFPALGVLVVLIFFGVGGPVNTKPASDNTGATQDIPAFEGLVPSPVPTDGPEIVFKWQDDKGNWHYADSPPETGHWNALAIERADKPPRPTASADPEPDWQSPYTAPFSLDTNPANNGS, encoded by the coding sequence ATGATGATGAAATGGCTTATCCGGCTGGCCTTTCCTGCCCTTGGTGTTCTGGTGGTGCTGATTTTTTTCGGCGTTGGCGGTCCGGTAAACACAAAGCCCGCGTCAGACAACACAGGGGCTACCCAGGATATTCCCGCCTTCGAAGGCCTGGTGCCTTCACCTGTCCCCACCGACGGACCAGAGATTGTCTTTAAATGGCAGGATGACAAAGGCAACTGGCATTACGCTGATTCGCCCCCGGAGACCGGCCACTGGAACGCGCTGGCTATCGAACGAGCGGACAAACCACCCCGCCCAACTGCCAGCGCAGACCCGGAGCCAGACTGGCAATCCCCTTACACCGCACCCTTTTCGCTGGACACCAACCCCGCAAATAATGGTAGCTGA